The following proteins come from a genomic window of Campylobacter coli 76339:
- a CDS encoding Phosphate transport system permease protein PstC (TC 3.A.1.7.1), with protein sequence MLKEKIIKFILFLCAFVSVVVSFAIMLTILIEALKFFQKESISTFLFSSEWAADAAFMNADGTSKQGVFGAVSLFWGTFYISLIAMLTALPLGVMCAIYLGVFAGKKSKNYLKPILEVIAGIPTVVFGFFAAIIVAPFIVWFFSLFGIQASFQSALGAGFIMGIMIVPIVASLSQDCIEAVSEKRINGAYALGMTKKEVVFAVILPEAIPGIVAACLLGLSRALGETMIVVMAASLRPNLTMNFLEDMTTVTVKIVEALSGDQAFDSSLALSAFSLGLVLFIITLIINMFSVYLINRFHKRKNL encoded by the coding sequence TTGCTAAAAGAAAAAATAATTAAATTTATACTTTTCTTATGCGCTTTTGTTAGCGTGGTGGTAAGCTTTGCCATCATGCTAACGATTTTAATCGAAGCTTTAAAATTCTTTCAAAAAGAAAGCATAAGTACTTTTTTATTTTCAAGCGAATGGGCGGCTGATGCAGCTTTTATGAATGCAGATGGCACGAGTAAGCAAGGGGTTTTTGGTGCAGTGTCGCTTTTTTGGGGAACTTTTTATATCTCTTTAATCGCTATGCTAACAGCTCTACCTTTGGGGGTAATGTGTGCTATATATTTAGGTGTTTTTGCCGGTAAAAAATCTAAAAATTACCTCAAGCCTATCCTAGAAGTTATCGCAGGGATTCCTACTGTTGTTTTTGGATTTTTTGCAGCTATAATCGTAGCACCTTTTATAGTATGGTTTTTTTCTTTGTTCGGTATACAGGCGAGTTTTCAAAGTGCTTTAGGTGCAGGATTTATCATGGGAATCATGATAGTGCCTATAGTAGCTTCTTTGTCGCAAGATTGTATCGAAGCAGTGAGCGAAAAAAGGATCAACGGAGCTTATGCTTTGGGGATGACAAAAAAAGAAGTGGTTTTTGCTGTGATTTTACCTGAGGCTATTCCAGGTATAGTAGCAGCTTGTCTTTTAGGGCTTTCAAGGGCTTTAGGTGAAACCATGATAGTGGTAATGGCAGCTTCTTTGCGTCCAAATTTGACAATGAATTTCTTAGAAGATATGACAACGGTTACGGTTAAGATCGTAGAAGCATTAAGTGGGGATCAAGCTTTTGATAGTTCTTTAGCTTTAAGTGCCTTTTCTTTAGGTTTGGTGCTTTTCATCATCACTTTAATCATCAATATGTTTAGCGTTTATCTTATCAACCGCTTTCACAAAAGGAAAAATTTATGA